Proteins encoded within one genomic window of Mycolicibacterium monacense:
- a CDS encoding enoyl-CoA hydratase: MREFVGVHTSGEQPGIATLLLSRPPTNALTRQVYRELASAADELTGRDDVAAVILFGGHEIFSAGDDVPALRTLSPQETVTAAEVARRALSAVAAIPKPTVAAVTGYALGSGLTLALAADWRISGDNVKVGSTEILAGLAPRPDATARLTQAIGPSKAKDLVFSGRFVGAEEAHTLGLLDELAAPDGVYDAAVAWARRFTDYPPQVLAAAKAAFAG, encoded by the coding sequence GTGAGGGAGTTCGTCGGCGTCCACACCAGCGGCGAGCAGCCCGGCATCGCCACGCTGCTGCTGTCGCGTCCGCCGACCAATGCGCTCACCCGCCAGGTGTACCGCGAATTGGCTTCGGCGGCAGACGAACTCACCGGGCGCGATGATGTCGCCGCGGTCATCCTGTTCGGCGGTCACGAGATCTTCTCGGCCGGCGACGACGTCCCCGCATTGCGCACACTGAGCCCGCAGGAGACCGTCACCGCGGCCGAGGTGGCCCGCCGGGCGCTTTCCGCGGTCGCCGCCATCCCGAAACCGACCGTCGCCGCGGTGACCGGTTACGCCCTCGGCAGTGGTCTGACGCTGGCGCTGGCCGCCGACTGGCGCATCAGCGGGGACAACGTGAAGGTGGGTTCCACCGAGATCCTCGCCGGCCTGGCCCCAAGACCGGACGCCACCGCGCGGCTGACACAGGCCATCGGTCCGAGTAAGGCCAAGGACCTGGTGTTCTCCGGCCGCTTCGTCGGCGCCGAGGAGGCCCATACGCTGGGATTGCTCGACGAACTGGCCGCGCCCGACGGTGTCTACGACGCCGCGGTGGCCTGGGCGCGACGCTTCACCGACTACCCACCGCAGGTGCTGGCTGCCGCCAAGGCGGCCTTCGCCGGTTAG
- a CDS encoding NUDIX hydrolase gives MTEPAQKSTPDPLVPRPAATVMLIRSARGVPETNEVFLMRRHAGMDFVAGVMVFPGGGVDDRDRKADIAWAGPGPQWWAERLGVDEHLAEALVCAAARETFEECGVLFAGAADDPDVLVDDASVYRESRLALANRSLSFADFLRTEKLVLRADLLRPWANWVTPEEERTRRYDTYFFVGALPDGQLADGENTETDQAGWVTPEEALRDFADGRSFLLPPTWTQLDALAGRTVAEVLAVERRIEPVQPTLAAHNGNWEIEFFDSDRYNAARNHRAP, from the coding sequence GTGACCGAACCCGCGCAGAAGTCGACGCCCGATCCGCTCGTGCCGCGGCCCGCCGCCACCGTGATGCTGATCCGCTCCGCTCGTGGCGTCCCCGAAACAAATGAAGTGTTCCTGATGCGCCGCCACGCCGGTATGGACTTCGTCGCCGGGGTGATGGTGTTCCCCGGTGGCGGCGTCGACGACCGTGACCGCAAGGCCGACATCGCATGGGCCGGGCCCGGCCCGCAGTGGTGGGCCGAACGGCTGGGCGTCGACGAGCACCTGGCCGAGGCGCTGGTCTGCGCCGCCGCCCGCGAGACGTTCGAGGAGTGCGGTGTGCTGTTCGCCGGCGCCGCCGACGATCCCGACGTGCTCGTCGACGACGCGTCGGTCTATCGCGAGTCGCGGCTGGCGCTGGCCAACCGGTCGCTGTCGTTCGCCGACTTCCTGCGCACCGAGAAGCTGGTGCTGCGGGCCGACCTGCTGCGGCCGTGGGCGAACTGGGTGACCCCCGAAGAGGAGCGCACCCGCCGCTACGACACGTACTTCTTCGTCGGAGCCCTGCCCGACGGTCAGCTCGCCGACGGTGAGAACACCGAGACCGACCAGGCCGGCTGGGTCACCCCCGAGGAGGCCCTCCGGGACTTCGCCGACGGGCGGTCGTTCCTGCTGCCCCCGACGTGGACGCAACTCGATGCGCTGGCCGGCCGGACCGTGGCCGAGGTGCTCGCCGTCGAACGCCGCATCGAGCCGGTGCAGCCGACGCTGGCCGCGCACAACGGCAACTGGGAGATCGAGTTCTTCGACAGCGACCGCTACAACGCGGCGCGCAACCACCGGGCGCCGTGA
- the ctaD gene encoding aa3-type cytochrome oxidase subunit I, whose amino-acid sequence MVAEAPPIGELEARRPFPERLGPKGNLFYKVITTTDHKLIGIMYCIACFAFFLVGGLMALFMRTELAVPGLQFLSNEQYNQLFTMHGTVMLLFYATPIVFGFANLVLPLQIGAPDVAFPRLNAFSFWLFLFGALIALAGFITPGGAADFGWTAYSPLTDAIHSPGAGGDLWIMGLAVGGLGTILGGVNMVTTVVCMRAPGMTMFRMPIFTWNILVTSILVLLAFPLLTAALFGLAADRHLGAHIYDPANGGVLLWQHLFWFFGHPEVYIIALPFFGIVSEIFPVFSRKPIFGYTTLIYATIAIAALSVAVWAHHMYATGAVLLPFFSFMTFLIAVPTGIKFFNWIGTMWKGQLTFETPMLFSVGFLLTFLLGGLSGVLLASPPLDFHVTDSYFVIAHFHYVLFGTIVFATYAGIYFWFPKMTGRLLDEKLGKLHFWLTFIGFHTTFLVQHWVGDEGMPRRYADYLPSDGFTTLNIVSTIGAFILGISTLPFLWNIFRSWRYGEPVTVDDPWGYGNSLEWATSCPPPRHNFTELPRIRSERPAFELHYPHMVERMRAEAHVGRDHHADEPKPIDASS is encoded by the coding sequence TTGGTAGCGGAAGCGCCCCCAATCGGAGAACTCGAGGCACGTCGTCCGTTCCCGGAGCGTCTGGGTCCCAAGGGCAACCTGTTCTACAAGGTCATCACGACCACCGATCACAAGCTGATCGGGATCATGTACTGCATCGCCTGTTTCGCGTTCTTCCTCGTGGGCGGGTTGATGGCGCTGTTCATGCGCACCGAACTCGCGGTCCCCGGGCTGCAGTTCCTGTCCAATGAGCAGTACAACCAGCTGTTCACCATGCACGGCACGGTGATGTTGCTGTTCTACGCGACCCCGATCGTGTTCGGGTTCGCGAACCTGGTGCTGCCGCTGCAGATCGGCGCCCCGGACGTGGCGTTCCCGCGCCTCAACGCGTTCTCGTTCTGGCTGTTCCTGTTCGGTGCGCTGATCGCGCTGGCCGGGTTCATCACCCCCGGTGGTGCCGCGGACTTCGGCTGGACCGCCTACTCGCCGCTGACCGACGCCATCCACTCGCCCGGCGCGGGTGGTGACCTGTGGATCATGGGTCTGGCCGTCGGTGGTCTTGGCACCATCCTCGGTGGCGTCAACATGGTCACCACCGTGGTGTGCATGCGCGCCCCCGGCATGACGATGTTCCGGATGCCGATCTTCACCTGGAACATCCTGGTGACCTCGATCCTGGTGCTGCTGGCCTTCCCGCTGCTGACCGCGGCGCTGTTCGGCCTGGCTGCCGACCGCCACCTCGGAGCGCACATCTACGACCCGGCCAACGGCGGTGTGCTGCTGTGGCAGCACCTGTTCTGGTTCTTCGGCCACCCCGAGGTGTACATCATCGCGTTGCCGTTCTTCGGCATCGTCAGTGAGATCTTCCCGGTGTTCTCCCGCAAGCCGATCTTCGGCTACACCACCCTGATCTACGCGACCATCGCGATCGCCGCGCTGTCGGTGGCGGTGTGGGCGCACCACATGTACGCGACCGGTGCGGTGCTGCTGCCGTTCTTCTCGTTCATGACATTCCTGATCGCGGTGCCGACGGGGATCAAGTTCTTCAACTGGATCGGCACGATGTGGAAGGGCCAGTTGACGTTCGAGACACCGATGCTGTTCTCGGTGGGCTTCCTGTTGACGTTCCTGCTCGGTGGTCTGTCGGGGGTGCTGCTGGCCAGCCCGCCGCTGGACTTCCACGTCACCGACAGCTACTTCGTCATCGCGCACTTCCACTACGTGCTGTTCGGCACCATCGTGTTCGCCACCTATGCCGGGATCTACTTCTGGTTCCCGAAGATGACCGGCCGACTGCTCGACGAGAAGCTGGGCAAGCTGCACTTCTGGTTGACCTTCATCGGCTTCCACACCACGTTCCTGGTGCAGCACTGGGTCGGTGACGAGGGTATGCCGCGCCGCTACGCCGACTACCTGCCGTCGGACGGGTTCACCACGCTCAACATCGTCTCGACCATCGGGGCGTTCATCCTGGGCATCTCGACGCTGCCGTTCCTGTGGAACATCTTCCGCAGCTGGCGCTACGGCGAGCCGGTCACCGTCGACGATCCGTGGGGTTACGGAAACTCGCTGGAGTGGGCCACCAGCTGCCCGCCGCCGCGGCACAACTTCACCGAACTGCCCCGCATCCGGTCCGAGCGCCCCGCGTTCGAGCTGCACTACCCGCACATGGTCGAGCGGATGCGCGCCGAGGCGCACGTCGGCCGCGACCACCACGCCGACGAGCCCAAGCCGATCGACGCGTCGAGCTGA
- a CDS encoding THUMP-like domain-containing protein: protein MVLQRDGHRGQAVLAFDLESVAYLRSDEGRGALADVAGRPLTPASLVADIAWARTRFAERAGILVETVRLRRKAADKLPGTADWLFTDEALQQATAGVVASHRAGRLTGARVHDATCSIGTELAALADRAGYVVGSDLDPVRLAMARNNLDTGGRAVPLLRADALRPVTRDTVVLLDPARRRGGRRTFDPREYTPPLDVALDVYAGRDLVVKCAPGVDFGALRRLGFTGEIEITSHAGSVREACLWSAGLTPAGVTRRASVLDRGEELTDAEPDECPVAPAGRWIVDPDGAIVRAGLVRHYAARHGLWQLDPEIAYLSGDRLPDGVRGFEVLDQVAYQEKRLRQALAAHDAGSVEILVRGVDVDPDALRRRLKPRGAAAVSVVVTRLGSGTASRATAFICRPSH from the coding sequence CTGGTTCTACAACGTGATGGTCACAGGGGTCAAGCCGTCCTAGCGTTCGACCTGGAGTCGGTCGCCTATCTGCGCAGCGACGAGGGTCGCGGCGCACTGGCCGACGTGGCCGGGCGGCCGCTGACCCCCGCCAGTCTGGTGGCCGATATCGCTTGGGCGCGAACACGTTTCGCCGAACGCGCCGGCATCCTGGTCGAAACGGTGCGGTTGCGTCGAAAGGCTGCGGACAAACTGCCCGGCACCGCCGACTGGCTGTTCACCGACGAGGCGCTGCAACAGGCCACCGCCGGGGTAGTGGCGTCACACCGGGCGGGCCGGTTGACCGGGGCCCGGGTCCATGACGCGACGTGCTCGATCGGCACCGAGCTTGCGGCGCTTGCCGATCGGGCCGGCTACGTGGTGGGCAGCGACCTCGATCCGGTCCGCCTGGCGATGGCCCGCAACAACCTCGATACCGGTGGCCGCGCTGTGCCCCTCCTGCGGGCCGACGCGCTGCGGCCGGTGACCCGCGACACCGTCGTCCTGCTCGATCCGGCCCGCAGGCGCGGCGGCCGGCGCACGTTCGATCCGCGCGAGTACACCCCACCCCTGGACGTGGCGCTCGACGTCTATGCCGGGCGGGATCTCGTCGTCAAATGCGCTCCCGGAGTCGATTTCGGCGCGCTGCGCCGCCTCGGCTTCACCGGCGAGATCGAGATCACGTCACATGCGGGCAGCGTCCGCGAGGCCTGCCTGTGGTCGGCCGGGCTGACGCCGGCCGGGGTCACCCGCCGGGCGAGCGTCCTGGACCGCGGCGAAGAACTCACCGATGCCGAACCCGACGAGTGCCCGGTCGCACCCGCGGGACGCTGGATCGTCGATCCGGACGGTGCGATCGTGCGCGCCGGACTGGTCCGTCACTACGCGGCACGGCACGGTCTGTGGCAGCTGGACCCCGAGATCGCCTACCTGTCGGGCGATCGGCTCCCCGACGGCGTACGCGGTTTCGAGGTGCTCGACCAGGTCGCCTACCAGGAGAAGCGGCTGCGGCAGGCGCTGGCAGCCCACGACGCCGGATCCGTCGAGATCCTGGTCCGCGGTGTCGACGTCGACCCCGACGCGCTGCGTCGCCGGCTCAAACCCCGCGGCGCGGCGGCGGTGTCGGTGGTCGTGACCCGCCTCGGCAGCGGGACCGCAAGTCGGGCAACGGCCTTCATATGTCGGCCGTCACACTGA
- a CDS encoding esterase, whose translation MTRALSIAALLTATVLTGWTGTPVASAQTACADLGGALNSEQSCQVHAAAAEYTVEFSFPAGYPDEQAVSAYLTQTRDGFVNVSEMPGARGLPYVLDAKGTAYHSGLAPRGTQSLVLEVYQNVGGAHPQTWFKAFNYDLGARTPITFDTLFRPGTRPLDVVYPAVQRDLQAKTGIDQPVLPADGLDPQNYQNFAVTDEAVIFFFGQGELLPEAAGAIQASVPRAALAPILAV comes from the coding sequence ATGACACGAGCCCTTTCGATCGCGGCGCTGCTGACCGCCACCGTGCTGACCGGCTGGACCGGTACACCGGTGGCGTCGGCGCAGACCGCCTGCGCCGACCTCGGCGGCGCCCTGAATTCCGAGCAGTCCTGTCAGGTGCACGCCGCGGCCGCGGAGTACACCGTCGAGTTCAGCTTCCCGGCCGGCTACCCCGACGAGCAGGCGGTCTCGGCGTACCTGACCCAGACTCGCGACGGATTCGTCAACGTCTCCGAGATGCCGGGTGCGCGCGGCCTGCCGTACGTACTCGACGCCAAGGGCACCGCGTACCACTCGGGGCTGGCTCCGCGCGGCACCCAGAGCCTCGTCCTGGAGGTCTACCAGAACGTCGGTGGCGCGCACCCGCAGACGTGGTTCAAGGCGTTCAACTACGACCTCGGCGCCCGTACGCCGATCACGTTCGACACGCTGTTCCGGCCGGGCACCCGTCCGCTCGACGTCGTGTACCCCGCGGTGCAGCGAGATCTGCAGGCCAAGACCGGAATCGACCAACCCGTGCTGCCCGCCGACGGGCTGGACCCGCAGAACTACCAGAACTTCGCGGTCACCGACGAAGCGGTGATCTTCTTCTTCGGCCAGGGCGAACTGCTGCCCGAGGCCGCGGGCGCCATCCAGGCGTCGGTGCCGCGGGCAGCGCTCGCTCCCATCCTGGCGGTCTAG
- the yczE gene encoding membrane protein YczE yields MAVRLTRASARAAVLLVGLLLYGFSMALMVRAGLGLDPWDVFHQGLARRTGMTIGTATAVVGVAVLLAWIPLRNRPGVGTVANVVVIAVSVDASLAVLPGASTLPVQVAWMLTAVVLNALATVLYIGAGLGPGPRDGLMTGLVARTGRSVRLVRTAIEATVLTAGWLLGGTVGVGTVVYAFGIGPLVQLFMRVGDFAARRRGAPQVADDLEYGTMVGCPEKTRPRV; encoded by the coding sequence GTGGCGGTTCGGCTGACCCGGGCGTCCGCCCGGGCCGCGGTACTGCTCGTCGGACTGCTCCTCTACGGCTTTTCCATGGCGCTCATGGTGCGCGCCGGACTCGGCCTGGATCCGTGGGACGTGTTCCACCAGGGGCTGGCGCGGCGCACCGGCATGACGATCGGGACCGCGACGGCGGTGGTCGGTGTGGCGGTTCTGCTGGCGTGGATACCGCTGCGCAACCGGCCCGGGGTGGGGACGGTGGCCAACGTCGTGGTGATCGCGGTGTCCGTCGACGCGAGCCTGGCCGTCCTGCCCGGCGCGTCGACGCTGCCGGTGCAGGTGGCGTGGATGCTCACCGCGGTCGTGCTCAACGCACTGGCCACCGTCCTCTACATCGGCGCGGGGCTGGGGCCCGGACCCCGCGACGGGTTGATGACGGGCCTGGTGGCCAGAACCGGCCGGTCGGTCCGCCTGGTGCGCACCGCGATCGAGGCGACCGTGCTCACCGCCGGGTGGCTGCTGGGCGGGACGGTTGGCGTCGGCACCGTGGTCTACGCCTTCGGGATCGGCCCACTGGTGCAGCTGTTCATGCGGGTCGGCGATTTCGCCGCCCGCCGCCGGGGTGCCCCGCAGGTTGCCGATGACCTCGAGTACGGCACGATGGTCGGGTGCCCGGAGAAGACACGGCCGAGGGTCTGA
- a CDS encoding class I SAM-dependent methyltransferase, whose amino-acid sequence MTSIDHTSTDLPASNPHATAEQVEAAMTDSKLAQVLYHDWEAETYDEKWSISYDQRCVDYARGRFDAAVPEEVQRELPYDRALELGCGTGFFLLNLIQAGVARRGSVTDLSPGMVKVATRNGQSLGLDIDGRVADAEGIPYDDDTFDLVVGHAVLHHIPDVELSLREVIRVLKPGGRFVFAGEPTTVGNRYARELSTLTWRIATNVTKLPMLSDWRRPQTELDESSRAAALEAVVDLHTFDPADLERMARSAGAVDIRTASEEFTAAMLGWPVRTFEAAVPPGRLGWNWAKFAFGSWTTLSWVDANVWRRIVPKGWFYNVMVTGVKPS is encoded by the coding sequence ATGACGAGTATCGACCACACGTCCACCGACCTGCCCGCGTCCAATCCGCACGCGACCGCCGAACAGGTCGAGGCCGCGATGACCGACTCGAAGCTCGCCCAGGTGCTCTATCACGACTGGGAGGCCGAGACCTACGACGAGAAATGGTCGATCTCCTACGACCAGCGGTGCGTCGACTACGCCCGCGGCCGGTTCGACGCCGCGGTGCCCGAGGAGGTGCAGCGTGAACTGCCCTACGACCGGGCGCTGGAGCTCGGCTGCGGTACCGGGTTCTTCCTGCTCAACCTGATCCAGGCGGGCGTGGCCCGGCGTGGATCGGTGACCGACCTGTCGCCGGGCATGGTGAAGGTGGCCACCCGCAACGGCCAGTCCCTGGGACTCGACATCGACGGCCGCGTGGCCGACGCCGAGGGCATCCCGTACGACGACGACACCTTCGACCTGGTGGTCGGGCATGCGGTGTTGCACCACATCCCCGACGTCGAACTGTCGCTGCGTGAGGTGATCCGGGTGCTCAAACCCGGCGGGCGGTTCGTGTTCGCCGGGGAGCCGACCACGGTCGGCAACCGCTACGCACGCGAACTGTCGACGCTGACATGGCGGATCGCCACCAACGTCACGAAGCTGCCGATGCTGTCGGACTGGCGCCGCCCGCAGACCGAACTCGACGAATCGTCGCGTGCGGCGGCCCTGGAGGCCGTCGTCGACCTGCACACCTTCGACCCGGCCGACCTCGAACGCATGGCACGCTCGGCCGGCGCCGTCGACATTCGCACCGCCAGTGAGGAATTCACCGCCGCCATGCTGGGCTGGCCGGTGCGGACGTTCGAGGCCGCCGTGCCCCCCGGCCGGTTGGGTTGGAACTGGGCGAAATTCGCGTTCGGCAGTTGGACGACGCTGAGCTGGGTGGACGCCAACGTGTGGCGCCGGATCGTCCCGAAGGGCTGGTTCTACAACGTGATGGTCACAGGGGTCAAGCCGTCCTAG
- the serB gene encoding phosphoserine phosphatase SerB: protein MTSPVGSSRKRSSLLITVTGVDQPGVTSALFEVLSRHRVELLNVEQVVIRGRLTLGVLVAAAPEVADGDGLRTDVEEAIHDVGLDVTIERSADTPVMREPSTHTIVVLGRPITAEAFGVVAREVAALGVNIDTIRGVSDYPVTGLELRVSVPAGAAYGQLQKAMARVAVAEGVDIALEDYSLSRRAKRLIVFDVDSTLIQGEVIEMLAARAGAEAAVAEVTEAAMRGELDFAESLHRRVATLAGLPASVLDDVADQIELTAGARTTLRTLRRLGFHCGIVSGGFRQVIEPLAHELMMDFVAANELEIVDGKLTGRVVGEVIDRPGKAKALRDFAQQAGVPMEQTVAVGDGANDIDMLSAAGLGVAFNAKPALREVADASLSHPYLDTVLFILGVTRGEIEAADAVDGLLRRVEIPED, encoded by the coding sequence GTGACCTCACCTGTCGGCTCTTCGCGCAAGCGCTCATCGCTGCTGATCACCGTCACCGGAGTCGACCAGCCGGGTGTCACCTCGGCGCTGTTCGAGGTGCTGTCGCGGCATCGGGTCGAGCTGCTCAACGTCGAACAGGTCGTCATCCGGGGCCGCCTCACACTCGGTGTGCTGGTGGCCGCCGCGCCGGAGGTCGCCGACGGTGACGGGTTGCGCACCGACGTCGAGGAGGCGATTCACGACGTCGGCCTCGATGTGACGATCGAGCGCAGCGCCGACACCCCGGTGATGCGGGAGCCGTCGACGCACACGATCGTCGTGCTGGGCCGGCCGATCACCGCCGAGGCGTTCGGTGTGGTGGCCCGCGAGGTCGCGGCGCTCGGGGTCAACATCGACACCATCCGCGGGGTCTCCGACTACCCGGTCACGGGTCTGGAACTGCGGGTGTCGGTGCCTGCCGGCGCCGCGTACGGCCAGCTGCAGAAGGCGATGGCACGGGTCGCCGTCGCCGAGGGTGTCGACATCGCGCTGGAGGACTACAGCCTGTCCCGTCGGGCGAAGCGACTCATCGTGTTCGACGTCGACTCGACCCTGATCCAGGGCGAGGTGATCGAGATGCTGGCCGCGCGTGCGGGGGCGGAGGCCGCCGTCGCCGAGGTCACCGAGGCCGCCATGCGCGGTGAACTCGACTTCGCCGAATCGCTGCACCGCCGCGTCGCGACGCTGGCGGGTCTGCCGGCATCCGTGCTCGACGACGTGGCCGACCAGATCGAACTCACCGCGGGCGCGCGCACGACCCTGCGCACCCTGCGCCGCCTCGGATTCCACTGCGGCATCGTCTCCGGCGGCTTCCGGCAGGTGATCGAACCGCTGGCGCACGAGCTGATGATGGACTTCGTCGCCGCCAACGAACTCGAGATCGTCGACGGGAAGCTGACCGGCCGCGTCGTCGGTGAGGTCATCGACCGGCCCGGTAAGGCCAAGGCGCTGCGCGACTTCGCCCAGCAGGCCGGCGTCCCCATGGAGCAGACCGTGGCGGTCGGTGACGGCGCCAACGACATCGACATGCTGTCGGCGGCCGGGCTCGGCGTGGCGTTCAACGCCAAACCCGCGCTGCGCGAGGTCGCCGACGCCTCGTTGAGCCACCCCTACCTGGACACCGTGCTGTTCATCCTCGGCGTCACCCGCGGGGAAATCGAAGCCGCCGATGCTGTCGACGGCCTGCTGCGCCGCGTCGAGATCCCCGAGGACTGA
- a CDS encoding ABC transporter ATP-binding protein, producing the protein MPGEDTAEGLTDGAADEATDDDLLIDFAKVSLRRGGRTLVGPLTWAVELDERWVVIGPNGAGKTSLLRIAAAMEHPSSGVAYVLGERLGRTNMAELRARVGLSSSALAQRVPPGEVVRDLVVSAGYAVLGRWRERYDDVDYEQAVDMLESVGAEHLAERVYDTLSEGERKRVLIARSLMTDPELLLLDEPAAGLDLGGREELVARLADLAADPDAPAMVLVTHHVEEIPQGFSHCLILSEGKVVAAGLLPDVLTAENLSKAFGQQIALDVIDGRYFARRTRTRAAHRRRS; encoded by the coding sequence GTGCCCGGAGAAGACACGGCCGAGGGTCTGACCGACGGTGCTGCCGACGAGGCCACCGATGACGATCTGCTGATCGACTTCGCCAAAGTCAGCCTGCGCCGAGGGGGCCGCACGCTGGTCGGCCCGCTCACCTGGGCGGTCGAGCTCGACGAGCGGTGGGTGGTCATCGGGCCCAACGGGGCGGGGAAGACGTCACTGCTGCGCATCGCCGCCGCGATGGAGCATCCGTCGTCCGGGGTCGCCTACGTGCTGGGCGAGCGACTCGGCCGCACCAACATGGCCGAGCTGCGGGCCCGGGTCGGGTTGTCCAGTTCGGCTCTGGCGCAACGGGTTCCACCGGGGGAGGTGGTTCGGGACCTGGTCGTCTCGGCCGGCTACGCCGTGCTCGGGCGGTGGCGGGAACGCTACGACGACGTCGACTACGAACAGGCCGTCGACATGCTGGAGAGCGTCGGCGCCGAACACCTGGCCGAACGCGTCTACGACACCCTGTCCGAGGGTGAACGCAAGCGGGTGCTCATCGCCCGATCGCTGATGACCGATCCGGAACTGCTGCTGCTCGACGAACCGGCCGCCGGCCTCGACCTCGGTGGGCGCGAGGAACTCGTCGCGCGCCTGGCCGACCTCGCCGCCGACCCCGATGCCCCGGCGATGGTGCTCGTCACCCACCACGTCGAGGAGATCCCGCAGGGATTCAGCCACTGCCTGATCCTCTCGGAAGGCAAGGTCGTCGCCGCCGGTCTGCTCCCCGACGTGCTGACCGCCGAGAACCTGTCCAAAGCCTTCGGTCAGCAGATCGCCCTCGACGTCATCGACGGCCGCTACTTCGCCCGTCGCACCCGCACCAGGGCCGCCCACAGGAGACGCTCGTGA
- the yczR gene encoding MocR-like transcription factor YczR — translation MTLEMPTRVLDVERLARELGNWRTASSSGPVYQGLADGIRMLIVDGRLPVGARLPSERALAECLRVSRTTVTSAYAQLREDGYLLARRGARSTTALPATPNADTPPAVSRGAVNLANAALAAPVPAVLAALTAATGQMAPYLHDTGIELTGVPSLRRAVAERYCERGLPTEADDIMITTGALHAIGLILATYTQPGDRVLVEQPTYHGALAAISTAGARAVPVAIGEDGWDLGALHNAVRQLAPSLAYVVPDNHNPTGLTMPQPQREELAAMIADTRTRTIVDETMTEVWLDEPVPPPVATAMTRRRDLLLTIGSMSKSFWGGLRIGWIRADPSTLASIAALRPSIDMGTPILEQLAAAELMRVADDVLPERREILRTRRALMLSLLDEHLPDWQPCPGGGGLALWVRLPTPMSSALSAAASRMGLDVPPGPRFGVDGSLERFIRIPYTLPPEQMTEAVTLLARAWHAVTGATAPQQRVVVV, via the coding sequence ATGACGCTGGAAATGCCGACCCGAGTGCTCGACGTCGAGCGACTGGCACGTGAGTTGGGCAACTGGCGTACGGCCAGTTCGAGTGGCCCGGTCTACCAGGGTCTGGCCGACGGAATCCGGATGCTGATCGTCGACGGGCGGTTACCGGTCGGCGCCCGCCTACCCAGTGAACGCGCACTCGCGGAGTGCCTGCGGGTTTCGCGCACCACCGTCACCAGCGCCTACGCCCAACTCCGCGAGGACGGCTACCTGCTCGCCCGCCGCGGGGCGCGCAGCACCACGGCCCTGCCGGCCACACCGAACGCCGACACACCCCCGGCCGTTTCCCGCGGTGCGGTCAACCTGGCCAATGCCGCGCTGGCCGCCCCTGTACCCGCGGTGCTCGCCGCCCTCACCGCCGCCACCGGTCAGATGGCGCCCTACCTGCACGACACCGGCATCGAACTCACCGGTGTCCCCTCGCTTCGCCGGGCCGTCGCCGAAAGATATTGTGAGCGTGGGCTTCCCACCGAAGCCGACGACATCATGATCACCACTGGGGCGCTGCACGCCATCGGGTTGATCCTGGCGACGTACACCCAGCCGGGAGATCGTGTCCTCGTCGAGCAGCCGACCTACCACGGCGCACTCGCCGCGATCTCCACCGCGGGCGCCCGGGCGGTCCCCGTCGCGATCGGTGAGGACGGCTGGGATCTCGGGGCCCTGCACAACGCGGTCCGCCAGCTCGCGCCCAGTCTCGCCTACGTGGTGCCCGACAACCACAACCCCACCGGTCTGACGATGCCGCAGCCCCAGCGCGAGGAGTTGGCCGCGATGATCGCCGACACCCGCACCCGCACCATCGTCGACGAGACGATGACCGAGGTGTGGCTGGACGAGCCGGTCCCCCCTCCGGTCGCCACGGCGATGACCCGCCGCCGCGATCTGCTGCTGACCATCGGGTCGATGTCCAAGTCGTTCTGGGGTGGTCTGCGGATCGGCTGGATCCGCGCCGACCCGTCGACGTTGGCCTCGATCGCCGCGCTCCGCCCGTCCATCGACATGGGCACGCCGATCCTCGAACAGCTCGCCGCCGCGGAGTTGATGCGCGTCGCCGACGACGTGTTGCCGGAGCGACGCGAGATCCTGCGCACCCGCCGGGCACTGATGTTGTCGCTGCTCGACGAACATCTGCCGGATTGGCAGCCCTGCCCGGGTGGTGGCGGTCTGGCGCTGTGGGTGCGACTGCCGACACCGATGAGTTCGGCCCTCTCGGCCGCGGCGTCACGGATGGGGCTGGACGTGCCGCCCGGCCCGCGCTTCGGTGTGGACGGCTCGCTGGAGCGGTTCATCCGGATTCCATACACGCTGCCGCCCGAGCAGATGACCGAGGCCGTCACCCTGCTGGCGCGCGCCTGGCATGCGGTGACCGGTGCGACGGCTCCGCAGCAGCGTGTCGTAGTGGTATGA